The following proteins are co-located in the Paenibacillus sp. JNUCC32 genome:
- a CDS encoding ABC transporter ATP-binding protein codes for MEQTVDEKGKVTKTTVRYFIKLLRSSGIPKLVLFLAIVLSLVGAVTGLIVPLITGQLIDNFAADAFNIRMVGFLAVLFLLEAVASGLSYYMLAYVGNQTVNKIRKRLWTKVLALPVPFFDKHRSAETMSRVTNDTNEVKTLITDHLIAFCSNLLTVLGAVAILFYLDWRMTLIILIAVPVGFGILMPIGGKMYKISISMYGQLAQLSAMLTQVIGEIRLVKASNAERREEKSGYEDMDSLYRFGMKEAKINSVLIPLMSMVMVVLLVVIIGYGGVRVSSGALSAGELVSFILLLFQIMFPFSQFATFYSQLQKVMAATERLRLILEFEQESDHRAVRPAPEGHRDVEFKKVTFAYHEGETILSDVTFSIPAKKVTALVGPSGSGKTTVFSLIERFYGPSGGEICFGSEAIRDYTLESWRRKLGYVSQDSPLMTGTIRDNIVYGREETVSDEEVAEAARLAYAEGFIEALPRGYDTEVGERGIQLSGGQRQRVAIARALLRKPDILLLDEATASLDSDSEHEVQKALNNLMVERTTVVIAHRLSTVVEADQIIVLEKGHITGSGTHEELIRSHPSYVEWAKKQFQTGE; via the coding sequence ATGGAGCAAACCGTAGATGAGAAAGGCAAGGTAACAAAAACCACGGTTCGATATTTTATCAAGCTTCTGCGTTCTTCGGGCATTCCGAAGCTGGTGCTCTTTCTGGCGATCGTATTAAGTTTGGTCGGGGCGGTGACGGGACTTATCGTCCCGCTCATCACCGGCCAGCTCATCGATAATTTCGCCGCAGATGCGTTTAATATTCGCATGGTCGGCTTTCTGGCCGTCCTCTTCCTGCTGGAAGCCGTGGCCAGCGGTCTTTCGTATTATATGCTTGCCTATGTCGGGAACCAGACGGTGAACAAAATTCGGAAACGGCTCTGGACGAAGGTGCTGGCCCTGCCGGTTCCGTTCTTCGACAAGCATCGCTCGGCCGAGACGATGAGCCGTGTAACCAACGATACGAATGAAGTAAAGACGCTGATCACGGATCATCTGATCGCTTTTTGCTCGAATCTGCTGACCGTTTTGGGGGCTGTTGCGATCCTGTTTTACCTGGATTGGCGGATGACCCTCATCATCCTGATTGCCGTTCCGGTCGGGTTCGGCATTTTGATGCCCATCGGCGGAAAAATGTACAAAATCTCCATCAGCATGTATGGACAGCTGGCCCAGCTGTCCGCCATGCTGACCCAGGTGATCGGCGAGATCAGGCTGGTGAAAGCCTCCAATGCAGAGCGGAGGGAGGAGAAAAGCGGGTATGAGGATATGGACAGCCTGTACCGTTTCGGCATGAAGGAAGCCAAGATTAACTCGGTTCTGATTCCGTTGATGTCGATGGTCATGGTCGTTCTGCTGGTGGTCATCATCGGATACGGCGGCGTTCGCGTTTCTTCCGGTGCGCTCAGCGCCGGCGAGCTGGTATCGTTTATCCTGCTGCTCTTCCAAATCATGTTTCCTTTCAGCCAGTTCGCCACGTTTTACTCCCAGCTCCAGAAGGTGATGGCGGCAACCGAGAGATTGCGGCTTATCCTTGAATTCGAACAGGAGAGCGATCATCGTGCGGTGCGGCCGGCACCGGAAGGTCATCGGGACGTTGAATTCAAAAAGGTTACGTTTGCTTACCATGAAGGTGAAACCATTCTGTCCGACGTAACCTTTTCCATTCCAGCCAAGAAGGTCACTGCCCTGGTCGGGCCCAGCGGCAGCGGCAAAACCACGGTTTTTTCCTTGATCGAGCGTTTCTATGGGCCATCCGGCGGGGAGATTTGCTTCGGTTCGGAAGCAATCCGCGATTATACGCTGGAGTCCTGGCGGCGAAAGCTCGGATATGTGTCCCAGGACAGCCCGCTCATGACCGGAACGATTCGGGACAATATCGTCTATGGGCGAGAGGAGACGGTCTCCGACGAGGAGGTTGCGGAAGCAGCGCGGCTCGCGTACGCGGAAGGGTTTATCGAGGCCTTGCCGAGAGGGTACGACACGGAGGTTGGCGAGCGGGGCATCCAGTTATCCGGAGGTCAGCGCCAACGGGTGGCGATTGCAAGGGCTTTGCTGCGGAAGCCGGACATCCTGCTGCTGGATGAAGCGACGGCAAGCCTGGACAGCGACTCCGAGCACGAAGTGCAGAAGGCGCTGAACAATCTGATGGTGGAACGAACGACCGTGGTCATTGCCCATCGGTTATCGACCGTCGTCGAGGCGGACCAGATTATTGTGCTTGAGAAGGGTCATATTACGGGAAGCGGCACGCATGAAGAATTGATCCGAAGCCATCCGTCCTATGTCGAGTGGGCAAAGAAGCAGTTCCAGACGGGGGAATAG
- a CDS encoding tautomerase family protein, which produces MAQIKIYGVRERLNPVKEQLSEVIHSCVVDAFELPADKKFHRFFPMSREDFYFPDGRTDRYTVIEISIFEGRTVEAKKQLIRLLFERIQHTLHVSSQDVEITIFETPQHNWGIRGLPGDELALGYKVNI; this is translated from the coding sequence ATGGCACAGATCAAAATTTACGGCGTCCGGGAGCGGCTGAACCCGGTGAAGGAGCAGCTGTCGGAAGTGATACATTCGTGCGTGGTAGACGCATTTGAACTTCCGGCGGATAAGAAATTTCATCGTTTTTTTCCCATGAGTCGGGAGGATTTCTACTTCCCTGACGGGAGAACGGATCGTTACACGGTGATCGAGATCAGCATATTTGAAGGCCGGACGGTGGAGGCTAAGAAACAGCTGATTCGATTGTTGTTCGAGCGGATTCAGCATACGCTGCATGTTTCTTCCCAGGACGTGGAGATTACGATTTTCGAAACGCCGCAGCACAACTGGGGAATCCGTGGGCTTCCCGGGGATGAACTGGCTTTAGGGTATAAGGTGAATATTTAG
- a CDS encoding multicopper oxidase family protein → MVRSWLMFDYVLTFLIFFIWWIVYYRAKKTCLPQPKEDLLKHLNKLRFWLWPAKIMTGLKFAAGAVLWNADWAFVEDKVFIQWPLYALSISAVFFFSLPVLTSRKLSELHAKLNDGSSGYLNNRILAAPFSAAFYAAACSCLYMLFLSQSPLRFSSFITVWIAFGILMGMAWVSCRRQFKELQHSLNMDHRVTYKQRLIRFSWKCLLVIAITSIMVSAGLISSRLPDRMSMMDHGRHDSSGSPENHSHHGSHAEASSISAENIESISVASLRGPQTSKPDRTFELSAQKKLLTLPSGETEEVWAFNGLVPGPELRIQEGELVEVTLVNIDVEDGVTIHWHGLNVPNGEDGVAGLTQNAVMPGERFIYRFIAEQTGTYWYHSHQQSSVQVAKGLYGTLVIEPDDATVLEDVDLTVMAHPKGTSNGTTITLGATGKLQRQTVMPGKTVRLRLINAHNMPKMFYLSGASFKVTSIDGVDLNGPEWIQNQKLLLAAGGRYDISFAMPDHAVSLTHAADAINERSEAIVMAGNDRDLPLPGREGPVFNPAKYGTPSSVPFDADTVYDRNFTLVLDNRVGFYNGTMTNVQTINGYVFPNTPSLMVREGDIVKMKFVNRGFMDHPMHLHGHHILVLKRNGEPIVGSPWWTDTLNVAPGETYEAAFEADNPGLWMDHCHNLDHAAAGMSMHLMYEGVFTPYEIGSATVNKHE, encoded by the coding sequence ATGGTGAGAAGCTGGCTAATGTTTGACTACGTATTAACGTTTCTAATTTTTTTTATATGGTGGATTGTCTATTACAGAGCAAAAAAGACATGCCTGCCGCAACCGAAGGAAGACCTGCTTAAGCATCTAAACAAACTTCGCTTCTGGTTGTGGCCCGCCAAAATCATGACAGGGCTTAAATTCGCTGCGGGTGCGGTGCTGTGGAATGCCGATTGGGCGTTTGTCGAAGACAAGGTGTTCATCCAGTGGCCGCTCTATGCGCTCTCGATTTCCGCCGTCTTTTTCTTCTCGCTGCCCGTATTAACGAGTCGCAAATTATCGGAGCTTCATGCAAAGTTAAACGACGGTTCAAGCGGATACCTGAACAACCGCATCCTTGCGGCGCCTTTTTCGGCAGCGTTCTACGCAGCAGCATGCTCCTGCTTATACATGTTGTTTCTCTCGCAATCTCCACTCCGATTCAGCAGTTTTATAACCGTCTGGATTGCATTCGGTATCCTGATGGGCATGGCGTGGGTTTCCTGCAGAAGACAATTCAAGGAATTGCAGCATTCATTGAACATGGATCACCGTGTAACCTACAAGCAGAGACTTATCCGATTCTCATGGAAGTGCCTGCTCGTCATTGCCATCACCTCCATAATGGTTTCCGCCGGCTTGATCTCGTCCCGGCTGCCGGACCGAATGAGCATGATGGACCATGGTCGTCATGACAGCAGCGGAAGCCCCGAGAACCATAGCCATCATGGAAGTCACGCGGAAGCATCGAGCATATCTGCAGAGAATATAGAATCGATCAGTGTAGCCAGCTTGCGCGGACCGCAGACCTCAAAGCCTGACCGCACATTCGAATTAAGCGCACAGAAAAAGCTGCTCACCTTGCCCTCAGGCGAAACCGAAGAGGTATGGGCTTTTAACGGCCTCGTACCCGGTCCGGAACTCCGTATTCAGGAAGGCGAGCTGGTCGAGGTTACCCTGGTCAATATCGATGTGGAGGATGGCGTTACGATCCATTGGCATGGACTAAATGTTCCGAACGGGGAAGATGGCGTGGCAGGATTAACGCAGAATGCCGTCATGCCAGGAGAACGGTTTATCTACCGGTTCATCGCGGAACAGACGGGCACATACTGGTATCATTCCCATCAGCAATCCTCGGTGCAGGTTGCCAAAGGGCTGTATGGCACGCTTGTCATCGAACCGGATGACGCTACCGTTTTGGAAGACGTCGATTTAACCGTGATGGCTCATCCGAAAGGAACGAGCAATGGAACAACGATCACCTTAGGAGCCACGGGAAAGCTCCAGCGGCAGACCGTAATGCCGGGCAAAACCGTGAGGTTAAGATTAATCAATGCACATAACATGCCTAAAATGTTTTATTTATCGGGAGCATCCTTTAAAGTAACCTCCATTGACGGCGTGGATCTCAACGGTCCCGAGTGGATACAAAATCAAAAGCTGCTGCTGGCTGCCGGCGGACGCTACGATATTTCCTTTGCCATGCCGGATCATGCGGTATCGTTGACGCATGCTGCCGATGCGATCAACGAACGGAGCGAAGCGATTGTTATGGCCGGCAATGATCGGGACCTGCCGCTTCCTGGCCGGGAGGGCCCGGTATTCAATCCGGCCAAGTACGGCACGCCGTCCTCGGTTCCTTTTGACGCCGATACCGTCTATGACCGTAACTTTACGCTTGTGCTCGACAACCGCGTGGGCTTCTATAACGGCACGATGACCAATGTGCAGACCATCAACGGTTATGTCTTTCCGAATACGCCGTCTCTCATGGTACGTGAAGGGGATATCGTAAAAATGAAGTTTGTGAATCGGGGTTTCATGGATCATCCGATGCATCTGCATGGTCACCATATTCTCGTCTTGAAGCGTAATGGAGAACCCATCGTAGGAAGTCCCTGGTGGACGGATACGCTGAATGTAGCGCCAGGCGAGACGTATGAAGCTGCGTTTGAAGCCGACAACCCGGGACTTTGGATGGATCACTGCCACAATTTGGACCATGCCGCGGCCGGGATGTCGATGCATCTCATGTATGAGGGGGTTTTCACGCCTTACGAAATCGGGAGTGCCACCGTAAATAAACACGAATGA
- a CDS encoding response regulator: protein METTLLLVEDEVAMLETMKLYLEGEGFRILAVTNGQDALECARREQPALVVLDWMLPGKSGIEVCKELRQSSACGIIMVTAKSEETDKIIGLELGADDYITKPFSLRELTSRIRSVLRRTAPIQVEASPLQRGDLLISETKCQVTRNGELIPLTPTEFKILLTLANRPGVVFSRLQLMKAAMDDDFMNYERTLDSHVSKLRKKLEPDPDHMKYIQTVYGFGYRFGEPR, encoded by the coding sequence ATGGAAACGACGCTGTTGCTTGTGGAAGACGAAGTGGCGATGCTGGAAACGATGAAGCTTTATTTAGAGGGCGAAGGGTTCCGGATTCTTGCCGTAACCAATGGTCAAGATGCGCTTGAGTGCGCCCGAAGAGAGCAACCCGCGCTTGTGGTGCTGGATTGGATGCTGCCTGGAAAGAGCGGAATCGAAGTGTGCAAGGAGCTGAGGCAATCCAGTGCTTGTGGAATCATCATGGTAACGGCGAAATCAGAGGAAACGGACAAAATTATTGGCCTGGAGCTTGGTGCGGATGACTACATAACCAAACCCTTCAGTTTGCGGGAGCTGACCTCCCGCATTCGCTCGGTTCTCAGACGAACGGCTCCAATCCAGGTTGAGGCGTCGCCCTTGCAGCGCGGAGATCTGTTGATATCGGAAACCAAATGCCAGGTTACGCGAAACGGGGAGCTCATCCCGCTGACTCCGACCGAGTTCAAGATCTTGCTGACGCTGGCCAACAGGCCGGGGGTTGTGTTCAGTCGATTGCAGCTTATGAAGGCAGCTATGGATGATGATTTCATGAATTATGAACGCACCTTGGACTCTCATGTCAGTAAACTGCGCAAGAAGCTTGAGCCTGATCCTGACCATATGAAATACATTCAAACGGTGTATGGGTTTGGATATCGATTCGGTGAGCCGAGATGA
- a CDS encoding HAMP domain-containing sensor histidine kinase — MTVRGKIFMAMGVLVMLVTAAYIGTTQGYLGSLFARYAPEGSGGGLGGEHLEGLSKYVLGEMKMKALMVTLFVACAVVVLGYWLSGLIIHPLHKLIAVMRKVADGDLTTEVPIKRKDEYGQVGEAFNSMTHQLREAMDLRKRLVEDIAHELRTPLSIVQSKLELIQQSPTDVKPEVLLPLHDEVLRLVHLVDELHLLNTAEAGELVLYKEKTDLNLLLGNLMELLQPEAVACGVTLKGPEYRDSAWVLVDPKRLKQVLLNLLTNALRHTPEGGNISVRIDARDLSGQIAISITDTGTGIPADALPHVFDRFYRVDSGRGRSTGGSGLGLSIAKQIAAAHGGYIQVQSELGKGTEFTVILPWSHDSSKN; from the coding sequence ATGACGGTGCGCGGCAAAATATTCATGGCGATGGGCGTCCTGGTTATGCTTGTAACGGCCGCGTATATCGGCACAACGCAAGGCTACTTGGGAAGCCTGTTTGCCCGGTATGCTCCCGAGGGAAGCGGGGGTGGCCTCGGAGGGGAGCATCTCGAGGGATTAAGTAAATATGTGCTTGGCGAAATGAAGATGAAAGCTCTAATGGTGACGTTGTTTGTTGCATGCGCTGTGGTCGTTTTGGGTTACTGGCTTTCAGGTCTAATCATTCATCCGCTCCATAAACTGATCGCGGTCATGCGAAAAGTGGCCGATGGAGACTTGACAACGGAAGTGCCGATCAAGCGAAAGGACGAGTATGGTCAGGTTGGGGAGGCGTTCAATTCCATGACGCACCAATTACGAGAGGCCATGGACCTTCGAAAAAGACTTGTCGAAGATATAGCGCATGAATTAAGGACGCCGCTATCCATCGTTCAATCCAAGCTGGAGTTGATTCAGCAGTCCCCAACCGATGTGAAGCCGGAAGTTTTGCTTCCCCTTCACGACGAAGTGCTGCGTCTGGTGCATTTGGTGGATGAGCTTCATCTTCTGAATACGGCGGAAGCGGGGGAGTTAGTCTTATATAAAGAGAAGACCGATCTGAACTTGCTATTGGGCAATCTCATGGAGCTCCTACAGCCGGAGGCGGTTGCTTGCGGGGTTACGTTAAAGGGGCCTGAATATCGGGATTCGGCATGGGTTCTGGTCGATCCGAAACGGCTGAAGCAGGTATTACTTAACTTGTTGACCAATGCGCTGCGGCATACGCCGGAAGGTGGAAACATTTCGGTTCGAATCGATGCGAGGGACCTGTCCGGGCAGATTGCGATAAGCATAACGGACACGGGCACGGGCATACCTGCTGATGCGCTTCCTCATGTGTTCGACCGATTCTACCGGGTGGATAGCGGAAGAGGCAGGTCGACAGGAGGCTCTGGTCTGGGGCTTTCGATTGCTAAACAGATTGCAGCGGCTCACGGTGGATACATCCAAGTACAAAGCGAGCTTGGCAAGGGGACGGAATTTACGGTAATCCTTCCCTGGAGCCATGATAGCAGTAAAAATTAA
- a CDS encoding LysR family transcriptional regulator, with product MTLQQLKYAIEVANRGSMNEAAKRLFISQPSLSNAIKDLEEELRITIFERTNKGISLSKEGAEFLGYARQVVEQAELLEGRYLNAKPSPQHFSVSTQHYAFAVNAFVKLVQEYGQDEYELALRETKTYEIIQDVKTLRSEIGILYLNEFNAKVINKLLKDAGLQFTSLFTARPHIFISIKNPLAKQSIVTIDELQNYPYLSFEQGEYNSFHFSEEILSTLSHKKSIRVNDRATLFNLLIGLNGYTISTGVLSADLNGNEIIPVPLACDETINVGWISHKNATLSKLAAAYVEALHEAIAT from the coding sequence TTGACCTTACAACAATTAAAGTACGCCATCGAAGTTGCCAACCGTGGTTCCATGAACGAGGCGGCCAAACGATTATTTATTTCCCAGCCCAGCCTTTCCAACGCGATCAAGGATCTGGAGGAAGAGCTTCGCATTACGATATTCGAGCGGACGAACAAAGGAATATCCTTGTCCAAAGAAGGCGCGGAGTTCCTCGGCTATGCGCGGCAGGTGGTGGAGCAGGCAGAGCTTCTGGAAGGGCGTTATCTGAACGCAAAGCCTTCCCCGCAGCATTTTTCGGTATCCACGCAGCACTACGCCTTTGCGGTCAATGCCTTCGTGAAGCTGGTCCAGGAATACGGGCAGGATGAGTACGAATTGGCGCTGAGAGAAACGAAGACCTACGAAATCATCCAGGACGTCAAAACCCTGCGCAGCGAGATCGGCATTCTCTACCTGAACGAATTCAATGCCAAGGTGATCAACAAGCTGCTGAAGGATGCAGGGCTTCAGTTTACCAGCTTGTTTACGGCGAGGCCGCATATTTTTATCAGCATCAAAAATCCGCTGGCCAAGCAGTCGATCGTGACCATTGACGAGCTTCAGAATTATCCGTATTTATCCTTCGAGCAGGGGGAATACAATTCGTTCCACTTCTCGGAGGAAATCCTCAGCACGCTGTCTCACAAAAAAAGCATCCGGGTCAATGACCGTGCAACCCTGTTCAATCTGCTGATCGGTCTGAACGGGTATACCATTTCGACCGGGGTGCTGAGCGCCGACCTGAACGGGAACGAGATTATTCCGGTTCCGCTCGCCTGCGATGAGACGATCAACGTCGGATGGATCAGCCATAAAAACGCGACCCTGTCCAAGCTTGCCGCGGCTTATGTCGAGGCGCTGCATGAAGCGATTGCCACCTGA
- a CDS encoding basic secretory protein-like protein: MKRLLSSVICVGILLSPLSTQNVLANENESVIKSHVVDSGGQYEKRGYILEVINEVDDPAIDPIIREFVELYFDVYPKLVTKYAADPKTATQKVILKFDPTYDGVAYADAGAGMIVVSSKWILDRPWDLGLFTHELTHIVQSYPRYDDQTWWITEGIADYIRYEYGPHHEGWKFREPKETDNYNSGYGETARFLLWIEQNKNNKVVDILNKQMQQNTFHIHDFEEITGQSVEDLWAEYILNPYVKTKYKIKTE; this comes from the coding sequence ATGAAAAGGCTGTTGAGCAGTGTAATCTGTGTGGGTATACTTTTAAGTCCTTTAAGCACCCAAAATGTTTTAGCAAATGAAAATGAAAGCGTTATTAAATCTCATGTTGTTGATTCTGGGGGACAATATGAAAAACGTGGATATATCCTAGAAGTGATTAATGAGGTGGATGATCCAGCAATCGATCCTATTATTCGTGAATTTGTTGAACTATATTTTGATGTCTATCCAAAATTAGTAACAAAGTATGCTGCTGACCCCAAAACTGCAACCCAAAAAGTGATATTAAAATTTGATCCTACGTACGATGGGGTAGCATATGCTGATGCAGGTGCTGGAATGATTGTTGTAAGCTCTAAATGGATCCTTGATCGTCCATGGGATTTAGGGCTATTTACACATGAGTTAACTCACATTGTACAATCGTATCCAAGGTATGACGATCAGACATGGTGGATTACAGAAGGAATAGCAGATTATATTCGATATGAATACGGTCCTCATCATGAAGGTTGGAAATTTAGGGAACCCAAAGAAACGGATAATTATAATAGCGGTTATGGAGAGACTGCACGCTTTTTGTTATGGATCGAACAAAACAAGAATAATAAAGTAGTAGATATATTGAACAAACAAATGCAACAGAATACTTTCCATATTCATGATTTTGAAGAAATAACAGGGCAATCGGTTGAAGATTTGTGGGCGGAATACATTCTCAATCCTTATGTGAAAACCAAATATAAAATTAAAACAGAGTAA
- a CDS encoding sensor histidine kinase: MQSRVHFYLSSYEAELSRVTKSMRDFINDGDLSTLSNLYPNIPTFERFNMLNRLESKLFLLNNSSQYISSSKLYIPSMGITIHGSGYDEAGMTAKEISEIRSVQYKTLSPFTMVDDRLFMGSLFPLGLAAAQAPTSVIKVEISLKSLRDVLKQIPNTAEGGAVLFAREQDWHIASSQEAREAALIQTLKKQWENKSGDHKAGSERLKIDNRFYLVTYEPSEMLDATLLVYVPEKQILDPLSHYFVMLLVLSVLSIAVIIFFSYWIYRMIHKPLRSLVSAFRRVESGNMDISIPYKTAFEFGYLYRQFNAMISRLNTLIQEVYEQKIHSQRAELKQLQSQINPHFLYNSFFVLKRMIAAGDNKSAINFVEHLGNYFQYITRNADDEVTLEAEWLHARNYAEIQMVRFRKRLRTDFFGKPCTYASLNVPRLIIQPLLENAYQYGLQNKITDGIIRVSFEVKMELICIAVEDNGEELTDEQLSMLEAKLNSHNEHMETTGLINVHRRLQLKFGTDAGVLVKRSSLGGLRTEICIPIREVPNVSIVDH; encoded by the coding sequence ATGCAATCCCGGGTTCATTTCTACCTATCCTCGTATGAAGCCGAATTAAGCCGGGTGACCAAATCCATGCGGGATTTCATTAATGACGGCGACTTATCCACTTTAAGCAATTTGTACCCGAACATCCCCACCTTTGAACGGTTTAATATGTTGAATAGGTTGGAGAGCAAGCTTTTTCTCTTGAATAATTCTAGCCAGTATATTTCAAGTTCGAAGTTGTACATCCCCTCGATGGGAATTACGATTCATGGGAGCGGCTATGACGAGGCGGGCATGACGGCTAAAGAAATAAGCGAAATTCGCTCTGTGCAATATAAAACACTGTCGCCTTTTACCATGGTGGACGACCGTCTCTTCATGGGCAGCTTATTCCCCTTAGGACTTGCCGCTGCGCAAGCGCCGACATCGGTCATTAAGGTTGAGATTTCTTTAAAAAGCCTGAGAGACGTACTTAAGCAAATCCCCAATACAGCGGAAGGGGGGGCCGTATTATTTGCGAGAGAGCAAGATTGGCATATCGCTTCCTCCCAAGAAGCCCGAGAGGCTGCGCTTATTCAAACCTTGAAGAAACAATGGGAGAATAAATCGGGCGATCATAAAGCGGGAAGCGAACGTCTCAAGATTGACAATCGGTTCTACCTTGTCACGTACGAACCATCCGAGATGCTGGATGCAACCCTGCTCGTGTATGTGCCCGAGAAACAAATTCTCGATCCCCTTAGTCATTATTTCGTGATGCTGTTAGTGCTGTCCGTATTATCAATAGCAGTAATCATCTTCTTCTCTTATTGGATTTATCGGATGATCCATAAGCCTCTGCGTTCCCTCGTATCCGCTTTTCGCCGTGTGGAGAGCGGTAATATGGACATTTCGATCCCCTACAAGACGGCCTTTGAATTCGGTTACCTGTATCGGCAGTTCAATGCTATGATCAGCCGACTGAATACGTTGATTCAGGAAGTGTACGAACAAAAGATTCATAGCCAGCGCGCGGAGCTGAAGCAGTTGCAGTCCCAAATCAACCCGCACTTCTTATACAACAGCTTTTTTGTCCTGAAGCGCATGATAGCTGCGGGTGACAATAAAAGCGCAATTAACTTTGTTGAACACCTGGGAAATTATTTTCAATATATTACGAGAAATGCGGATGATGAGGTAACGTTGGAAGCGGAGTGGCTGCACGCCCGTAACTATGCGGAAATCCAGATGGTCCGTTTCCGCAAGAGACTGCGGACCGATTTTTTCGGTAAGCCGTGCACGTATGCTTCTTTGAATGTACCAAGGCTTATCATACAGCCTCTTCTGGAGAACGCCTACCAGTACGGACTGCAGAACAAGATTACGGACGGAATCATCCGCGTTTCTTTTGAAGTAAAGATGGAACTGATTTGTATTGCTGTTGAGGACAACGGAGAAGAATTGACTGACGAGCAATTGAGTATGCTTGAAGCCAAACTGAATTCTCATAATGAACATATGGAAACGACGGGATTAATCAATGTGCATCGGCGTCTGCAATTGAAGTTTGGGACCGATGCCGGCGTCCTTGTTAAGCGCAGCTCCCTTGGCGGGTTGCGAACCGAGATATGCATTCCGATCAGGGAGGTGCCGAATGTATCGATTGTTGATCATTGA